In Phycisphaerae bacterium, the genomic stretch AGCGCGGCATCGCAGATCTGGTTGATCAGTCGGGGAATTCCCTTGGACGCCAAGTAGATGGCATCAATGGCTTCATCGGTGAAAAGGTCGGTTCCCGGGCATCCGGCGACGCGAAGGCGGTGATGGATGTACTGGCGCGTTTGTTGAGCGGATAGGGCCTTGAGGTGAAAACGACCAAACAGCCTCTGATCCAACTGGCGCATTTTCGGTTGGGAGAATCGCTCTCTCAGTTCAGGTTGTCCCAGGATGCAGACTTGCAGGAGCTTGGCGTCGTCCGCCTCAAGGTTGCCGAGCATCCGGATCTCTTCGAAGGCCTCGTCCGGCAGATTCTGGGCCTCGTCGATGATCACGACGACATAGCGGTCTTGGGCGAATTGCTCGAGGAGGAACTCCTGGAGCAACTGGCTCAATTCGAGGTTTCCGGCTTGCGGAGGCGGGCTGAGCCCGAACTCTGAGCAGATTGCGGCCAGGAGCTGGTGGCCCGACAGGTGGGTGTTGGTGATCACAGCGGTTTCGGCCTGCTGTTCGATCTGGCGCAGGAACACCCGGCCGGTGAGCGTCTTGCCGGCGCCGACCTCGCCGGTGATGAGGACGAATCCTTTGCGTTGTTCTGTTGCGTACTGAAGGGTGGCCAGGGCCTCCTCGTGTTCCGGCGTACTGAAGTAGAACGTCGGATCCGGGGTGTTGTTGAACGGCGGGCGGTGAAGCCCGAAATGGGAGCAGTACATGCCCGGTACCTCCTGATGGGGAGACCGTTTTCGGCGCGCGCGATTATCGGACGAAGGAGAACCGGCGCGTCCCAAGCCGTTCTATCGGACCTGCCTGGTGGGCACCTTGAGGCTCGTGCCAACGCCCGGAAAAAAAACGAGGATAAGTCGAACTGAGCCTCTGAGCGTCCGATTACTC encodes the following:
- a CDS encoding AAA family ATPase; its protein translation is MYCSHFGLHRPPFNNTPDPTFYFSTPEHEEALATLQYATEQRKGFVLITGEVGAGKTLTGRVFLRQIEQQAETAVITNTHLSGHQLLAAICSEFGLSPPPQAGNLELSQLLQEFLLEQFAQDRYVVVIIDEAQNLPDEAFEEIRMLGNLEADDAKLLQVCILGQPELRERFSQPKMRQLDQRLFGRFHLKALSAQQTRQYIHHRLRVAGCPGTDLFTDEAIDAIYLASKGIPRLINQICDAALLACYADRRKVVNDEIVEEVCEQVGGVSGDAKSPETSDHPA